The following proteins come from a genomic window of Helicobacter sp. MIT 99-5507:
- a CDS encoding outer membrane beta-barrel protein — translation MFKKVFLISLLALGLHAESIFAGVSAGVPITTPKYNGALSAMKDSFPKTGIGYNLGVNAGYEDDLGPNDGFKLYLEYNYSQSYGKRTSLLRNMKATISSQMITLNADYYYDFTDLFGAYLGIGAGYVSYKPKYTLASMTFGNEQKGGFALPINLGLLLHADDDHDFSIGVKIPLVSYKYKIENSIMPNMNGSVKLSNYIVSIGYNYTF, via the coding sequence ATGTTTAAAAAAGTATTTTTAATTTCATTATTAGCCCTAGGATTACATGCTGAAAGTATATTTGCGGGCGTGAGTGCTGGTGTTCCAATCACAACCCCAAAATATAATGGCGCCCTTAGTGCTATGAAAGATAGTTTTCCAAAAACAGGTATTGGTTATAACCTAGGTGTCAATGCAGGATATGAAGATGATTTAGGTCCAAATGATGGGTTTAAATTGTATTTAGAATATAACTATAGTCAATCATATGGCAAAAGAACAAGTTTGCTTAGAAATATGAAAGCTACTATATCTTCTCAAATGATTACATTAAATGCGGATTATTATTATGATTTTACGGATTTATTTGGTGCTTATTTGGGTATTGGGGCAGGATATGTTTCATATAAGCCAAAATATACACTAGCAAGTATGACTTTTGGAAATGAGCAAAAAGGTGGATTTGCTTTGCCTATTAATCTTGGTTTGTTATTACATGCAGATGATGATCATGACTTTAGTATCGGAGTAAAAATTCCACTAGTTAGCTATAAATATAAAATTGAAAATAGCATTATGCCTAATATGAATGGTTCAGTAAAACTTAGCAATTATATTGTTTCTATAGGTTATAATTACACATTTTAA
- the rpsO gene encoding 30S ribosomal protein S15 has protein sequence MALDSAKKQEIISKFSRGEKDTGSSEIQIALLTQRISNLTEHLKMNKKDHSSRLGMLKLVGQRRSLLKYLKRTKYDRYTKLIKELNLKDK, from the coding sequence ATGGCTTTAGATTCGGCGAAAAAACAAGAAATCATCTCTAAATTTTCAAGAGGAGAAAAAGACACAGGTTCAAGCGAGATTCAAATAGCTTTACTTACACAAAGAATCTCAAATCTAACAGAACATTTAAAAATGAATAAAAAAGATCATTCAAGTAGATTAGGAATGCTAAAATTAGTAGGACAAAGAAGAAGCTTACTAAAATACCTAAAAAGAACTAAATACGATAGATATACAAAACTCATAAAAGAACTAAATCTAAAAGATAAATAA
- the flhA gene encoding flagellar biosynthesis protein FlhA — MAKSRGQLINTISPIFKSFFASKDLIVVFFIMSILAIIIIPLPNYLLDLFLTISIALSVLIILIGLYISKPTDFSAFPTLLLMITLFRLALNVATTRMILSNGHLGVENVSEIVSAFGHFVVSGNYVIGIIVFSILVIVNYIVITSGSTRVAEVQARFTLEAMPGKQMAIDADLNSGLIDKEEAQKRREILVQEADFYGSMDGASKFVKGDAIAGIIITFVNIIGGFLIGTFGHGMPISDSASTFTILTIGDGLVTQIPALIVSTATGIVITRATKSEEKDFASGVVNQLLGNSKILLIVGGILVFFAFIPGLPALSLGFVGFIFLIMSYLLSSQDKDNVFSNIKKWLFKKIDIESKPQVKQMPKEIAKEPRSAKSIRELEEQIRLKEQASLNDKLKINVLQLSLGYGLTKLAEHPDSPLIERIRGVRENIAQMYGFIVPHIRIKANPSYDFSPNGYEILLKGISVGQGEVMPDKFLAINSTGMDITEIEGIKAKDPALNMDGLWIEKKDKDDATIAGYTVVDSAHIISVHISQIIKYYAEDILTRQDVKNLIDRLKDDFPSLVADSEKIPLGVIHQVLKELLHDEIPIKDMLTILETIVEVAPGAQNSVPIIMDYVRSALSRVITNMLKDDDGIVKLFIMSQESEDYLLSRLKDMQPYGKKLVLSIGETQVLRNTIDAAITKAQSLHSVPILLVSTTLRRSLSKEMENNALAIKVIGHSEISSNAKCEILGNLELKFN; from the coding sequence GTGGCAAAAAGTAGAGGGCAGTTGATAAATACGATTAGTCCTATTTTTAAGAGTTTTTTTGCTTCTAAAGATTTGATTGTAGTATTTTTTATTATGTCAATTTTGGCAATTATTATCATCCCATTGCCTAACTATTTACTTGATTTGTTTTTGACGATTTCTATAGCATTATCAGTATTAATTATTTTGATAGGATTATATATCTCTAAACCTACAGATTTTTCGGCATTTCCTACATTGCTACTTATGATTACATTATTTAGACTTGCTTTAAATGTAGCTACTACTAGAATGATACTTAGCAATGGGCATTTGGGTGTTGAGAATGTAAGCGAGATTGTAAGTGCTTTTGGACATTTTGTAGTTAGTGGCAATTATGTAATTGGTATTATTGTATTTTCTATTCTTGTGATTGTAAATTATATAGTTATTACAAGTGGTTCTACAAGGGTTGCAGAAGTGCAAGCTAGATTTACATTGGAAGCAATGCCTGGTAAGCAAATGGCAATAGATGCAGATTTGAATTCTGGTTTGATAGATAAAGAAGAAGCACAAAAAAGAAGAGAGATTCTAGTTCAAGAAGCTGATTTTTATGGTTCAATGGATGGTGCATCAAAGTTTGTAAAAGGTGATGCAATCGCAGGGATAATAATCACTTTTGTAAATATTATAGGCGGTTTTTTGATAGGAACTTTTGGTCATGGCATGCCTATAAGTGATAGTGCAAGCACATTTACTATACTTACAATTGGAGATGGTTTAGTCACTCAGATTCCAGCATTGATAGTATCTACTGCCACAGGTATAGTAATCACTCGGGCTACAAAAAGCGAGGAAAAAGATTTTGCTTCTGGTGTAGTAAATCAGCTTTTAGGAAACAGCAAGATTCTATTAATTGTTGGCGGAATATTAGTATTTTTTGCTTTTATTCCAGGACTTCCTGCTCTTTCGCTTGGATTTGTTGGATTTATTTTTCTTATAATGAGTTATTTGCTTAGCTCACAAGATAAGGATAATGTATTTTCAAATATCAAAAAATGGCTATTTAAAAAAATAGATATAGAATCTAAACCTCAAGTAAAACAAATGCCAAAAGAAATAGCAAAAGAGCCACGAAGTGCAAAGAGTATAAGAGAATTAGAAGAACAAATAAGACTAAAAGAGCAAGCAAGCCTAAATGATAAACTAAAGATAAATGTTTTGCAATTATCTCTTGGCTACGGGCTTACAAAATTAGCAGAACATCCAGATAGCCCACTAATTGAAAGAATACGCGGTGTTAGAGAAAATATCGCCCAAATGTATGGATTTATCGTGCCACACATTAGAATCAAAGCAAATCCAAGTTATGATTTTTCACCAAATGGCTATGAGATTCTGCTAAAAGGCATTAGTGTAGGGCAGGGTGAGGTCATGCCAGATAAATTTCTAGCTATTAATTCAACAGGTATGGATATAACAGAAATAGAAGGCATAAAGGCAAAAGATCCTGCACTCAATATGGATGGACTTTGGATTGAAAAAAAAGACAAAGATGATGCCACTATTGCAGGATACACGGTTGTAGATAGTGCTCATATTATAAGTGTTCATATCTCACAAATCATTAAATACTATGCTGAAGATATATTAACAAGACAAGATGTAAAAAATCTAATAGATAGATTAAAAGATGATTTTCCTAGCCTTGTTGCAGATAGTGAGAAGATTCCACTAGGTGTGATTCATCAAGTATTAAAAGAATTATTGCACGATGAAATACCTATAAAAGATATGCTTACAATATTAGAGACTATCGTAGAGGTAGCTCCTGGAGCTCAAAATAGTGTGCCTATCATCATGGATTATGTCAGAAGTGCGTTATCAAGAGTGATTACTAATATGCTAAAAGATGATGATGGTATTGTAAAATTATTTATAATGTCTCAAGAAAGCGAAGATTATTTACTATCTAGATTAAAAGATATGCAACCTTATGGAAAGAAACTCGTTTTAAGTATAGGTGAGACACAAGTTTTACGAAATACAATCGATGCAGCTATTACTAAAGCTCAAAGTTTGCATAGTGTGCCAATATTACTTGTAAGCACTACACTTAGAAGATCTCTATCAAAAGAAATGGAAAATAATGCACTAGCTATAAAAGTAATAGGTCATAGTGAAATAAGTAGCAATGCAAAATGTGAGATTCTGGGTAATTTAGAATTAAAATTTAACTAA
- the pseC gene encoding UDP-4-amino-4,6-dideoxy-N-acetyl-beta-L-altrosamine transaminase has translation MIPYSTQYIDDDDISAVISALKGDCITQGEIVELFEIELAKYLGVKYVVVFNSATSALNISYKILLLSGFSAITTPLTFCATANMMLENDITPIFCDCDSCGNISVESIKKILNNNDNIKALVSVDFAGNSVEVDEILQVCKQNNLYFISDSSHSFGGEYKNVKIGNFADMTIFSFHALKSITTIEGGAIATNNKDFYDKARLLRSHGIKKMRLWNSELDFIGYNFRLSDVACALGISQLKKVDSFIEKRKKIATFYEKRFSNNPYFSTLKIKDYIKSTYHLYPILLNQNLWCAKEEIFQAMLDLGIGVQVHYKPIYQYNLYKKSHHTIEGVENFYKSEISIPCHQKMTIQDVEFVADSVLKVLESN, from the coding sequence ATGATACCTTATAGTACTCAATATATAGATGATGATGATATATCTGCTGTAATATCAGCACTAAAGGGTGATTGTATCACGCAAGGTGAGATTGTAGAACTATTTGAAATAGAGCTTGCAAAATATTTAGGTGTAAAGTATGTAGTAGTTTTTAATTCTGCTACATCAGCACTAAATATATCTTATAAGATTCTGCTACTTAGTGGATTTAGTGCAATTACCACTCCGCTTACATTTTGTGCTACTGCAAATATGATGCTTGAAAATGATATCACACCTATATTTTGTGATTGTGATAGTTGTGGCAATATAAGCGTAGAATCTATAAAAAAAATATTAAATAACAATGATAATATAAAAGCCCTTGTAAGTGTTGATTTTGCTGGAAATAGTGTAGAAGTAGATGAGATTTTACAAGTTTGTAAGCAAAATAATTTATATTTTATTTCAGACAGCTCTCACTCATTTGGTGGTGAATATAAGAATGTAAAGATTGGAAACTTTGCAGATATGACAATCTTTAGCTTCCATGCATTAAAATCAATTACTACTATTGAAGGTGGTGCTATTGCTACAAATAATAAAGATTTTTATGATAAAGCAAGATTACTTCGCTCGCATGGCATAAAAAAGATGAGACTTTGGAATAGTGAGTTGGATTTTATTGGATATAACTTTAGATTAAGTGATGTAGCTTGTGCTTTGGGGATTTCGCAGTTAAAAAAAGTAGATAGTTTTATTGAAAAAAGAAAAAAAATAGCTACATTTTATGAAAAAAGATTCTCTAATAATCCTTATTTCTCCACATTAAAGATAAAAGACTATATTAAATCTACTTATCATTTATATCCTATTTTATTAAATCAGAATCTTTGGTGTGCTAAAGAAGAGATATTTCAGGCAATGCTTGATTTAGGTATTGGCGTGCAAGTTCATTATAAGCCTATTTATCAATATAATCTTTATAAAAAATCTCATCATACAATAGAAGGTGTAGAGAATTTTTATAAAAGTGAAATAAGCATTCCTTGTCATCAAAAAATGACTATACAAGATGTAGAATTTGTAGCAGATAGTGTGCTAAAGGTATTAGAATCTAATTGA
- a CDS encoding DHH family phosphoesterase yields the protein MQVHHLSHIDLDGYGAQLVSKEIFDDIRFYNANYGKEVEVRLRNIIDNIKRESKSDFLILITDLNLNMNEAKFLIHEVNALNMSNKNVRLKLLDHHISGKDCADSFEWYHLDSSICASKIAFNVLKNEYKLSDEKIAWLDPFVEMINSADTWKEDGFAFDFGKVALGMIAQSREFTRFIFDDYDRIFKFNMLYEAKKYLLDSNNNLRENANVNFDNNIFLFKKTLLGGDVNTQTMEEILSNKQTELLSQNKDEYSIFYKDKKGLLTYSIGGISILANLFLKENSEFDFFIDIGVKGNVSIRANGNCDVSMMSKDLFGGGGHKNAAGGKFDGFKETFLYEEAKEQVINLIHSKE from the coding sequence ATGCAAGTTCATCATCTATCACATATTGATTTAGACGGATATGGAGCACAATTAGTCTCAAAAGAAATATTTGATGATATTAGATTCTACAATGCAAATTATGGTAAAGAAGTAGAAGTAAGACTAAGGAATATTATTGATAATATAAAAAGAGAATCTAAAAGTGATTTTTTGATACTTATTACTGACTTGAATTTGAATATGAATGAAGCAAAATTTCTTATCCATGAAGTAAATGCATTAAATATGTCAAATAAAAATGTTAGATTGAAATTACTTGATCATCATATAAGTGGGAAAGATTGTGCAGATAGTTTTGAGTGGTATCATCTAGATTCTAGTATTTGTGCTTCAAAGATTGCATTTAATGTATTAAAAAATGAATACAAATTATCTGATGAAAAAATAGCATGGCTAGATCCATTTGTAGAGATGATAAATTCTGCTGATACTTGGAAAGAAGATGGTTTTGCTTTTGATTTTGGTAAAGTTGCTCTTGGTATGATTGCTCAAAGTAGGGAATTTACTAGGTTTATATTTGATGATTATGATAGGATTTTTAAATTCAATATGCTTTATGAAGCAAAAAAATATTTATTAGATTCCAATAATAATCTTAGAGAAAATGCAAATGTAAATTTTGATAATAATATTTTCTTATTCAAAAAAACTTTACTTGGTGGTGATGTAAATACGCAAACTATGGAAGAGATTCTCTCTAATAAACAAACAGAATTATTAAGCCAAAATAAAGATGAATATAGTATTTTTTACAAAGATAAAAAAGGCTTGCTTACATATTCAATCGGTGGAATCTCAATCCTTGCAAATCTATTTTTAAAAGAAAATAGTGAGTTTGATTTTTTTATAGATATTGGCGTAAAAGGAAATGTATCAATTCGTGCAAATGGTAATTGTGATGTAAGTATGATGTCAAAAGATCTTTTTGGTGGTGGCGGACACAAAAATGCGGCAGGTGGCAAATTTGATGGATTTAAAGAAACATTTTTATATGAGGAAGCAAAAGAACAAGTCATAAATTTGATTCACTCAAAGGAATAG
- a CDS encoding cation:proton antiporter, with amino-acid sequence MQDLVFFAIISVLVFVAPMINNLIKIPVVVVEILLGALAINSGIIIESNSVKEVAQIGFLFLMFLAGIEVDLKSFKVMGKSFLKQVAMYFFILYSVTCLVILLLDLPVIYIVAFPIMSLGMIMMLIQEYGKQYDWLNLCLKIGIIGELVSILMLVVLNGYYSFGMGVELYKSLGILIVFLIIMIILFQIFNIIFWWFPDLRLLFMPDSSKSNQDIRYSMMLFLIMVVIVSLLHIEPALGAFLSGLIISNYFKYKKELHHKLNEFGFGFLIPLFFVYIGTTLDFELIFADKSIVLHALQICVIMIIIRIISASLVFNSYFKNVKSIFLFALSDAMPLTFLIAMATLGLNIGALQIEQYYSFVLSAMLEAVLFMIVIKIILHFTEDSKKEV; translated from the coding sequence ATGCAAGATTTGGTATTTTTTGCAATCATTTCAGTGCTTGTTTTTGTTGCCCCCATGATTAATAATCTAATTAAGATTCCAGTTGTTGTAGTAGAGATATTGCTTGGTGCATTAGCGATAAATTCAGGCATCATAATAGAATCTAATTCTGTAAAAGAAGTAGCACAAATAGGTTTTTTATTTTTGATGTTTTTGGCTGGAATAGAAGTTGATTTAAAAAGCTTTAAGGTGATGGGAAAAAGTTTTTTAAAACAAGTTGCGATGTATTTTTTCATACTTTATTCTGTCACTTGTTTGGTGATTTTACTTCTTGATTTACCAGTAATTTATATTGTCGCATTTCCTATTATGTCTCTTGGTATGATTATGATGCTTATTCAAGAATATGGCAAGCAATATGATTGGCTAAATTTATGCCTAAAGATAGGAATTATAGGGGAATTAGTAAGTATTTTAATGCTTGTAGTTTTAAATGGATATTATTCATTTGGAATGGGTGTTGAGCTATATAAATCACTTGGAATCTTGATTGTATTTTTAATAATTATGATAATTTTGTTTCAAATATTTAATATTATTTTTTGGTGGTTTCCAGATTTACGATTGCTTTTTATGCCAGATTCAAGTAAATCTAATCAAGATATAAGATATAGTATGATGCTATTTTTGATTATGGTTGTTATTGTTTCACTATTGCATATTGAGCCTGCACTTGGAGCATTTTTATCTGGGCTTATTATTTCTAATTATTTTAAATATAAAAAAGAACTTCATCATAAATTAAATGAATTTGGATTTGGATTTTTAATACCGCTATTTTTTGTTTATATTGGAACAACTTTAGATTTTGAGCTGATTTTTGCTGATAAAAGTATCGTTTTGCATGCTTTGCAAATTTGTGTAATCATGATAATTATTAGAATCATTTCAGCAAGTCTTGTGTTTAATTCATATTTTAAAAATGTAAAAAGTATATTTTTATTTGCACTAAGTGATGCAATGCCACTTACTTTTCTTATTGCTATGGCTACACTTGGATTAAATATCGGTGCTTTACAAATTGAACAATATTATTCTTTTGTGCTTAGTGCTATGCTTGAGGCAGTGCTGTTTATGATTGTTATTAAGATAATCTTACATTTTACAGAGGATTCTAAAAAGGAGGTATGA
- a CDS encoding cation diffusion facilitator family transporter — translation MATIKHTILIVSFTAFILAILKLIFAVISGSVVILASAIDSLFDVLFSLLNFFAIKKIESPSNRYFNYGYGKLEGFASLFEGVFIFISGIYIIYRSIIKFINNEGINDVNQGLFIMMVSIILTAIIVIYLNMISKKQNNLILQAEILHYKTDLLSNLAIIISLFIVKFSGFEEFDSIVGVLLGIYICFNAFKIAKKAFFMLLDRSIDDKLFTSIVDILDKNDKIASYHDFKSRISGNTIFLSCHLVFDDNISLFDAHSISNDIEKSIENLSDEYKWAILIHLDPYDDSI, via the coding sequence TTGGCAACTATAAAACATACAATTTTAATTGTTAGTTTTACTGCATTCATACTAGCTATATTAAAGCTTATTTTTGCTGTAATTAGCGGGTCTGTTGTCATTCTTGCTTCTGCGATTGATTCATTATTTGATGTTTTGTTTTCATTGCTAAACTTTTTTGCTATCAAAAAAATAGAATCTCCATCAAATAGATATTTTAATTATGGATATGGAAAGTTAGAAGGTTTTGCATCACTTTTTGAAGGGGTTTTTATATTTATCTCTGGAATCTACATTATCTATAGATCGATTATAAAATTTATCAATAATGAAGGCATAAATGATGTAAATCAAGGCTTATTTATCATGATGGTTTCTATCATTTTAACAGCAATCATTGTGATATATTTAAATATGATTTCAAAAAAACAAAATAATCTTATATTGCAAGCTGAGATTCTGCATTATAAGACAGATTTATTAAGCAATCTAGCAATCATTATTTCACTTTTTATTGTGAAATTTAGTGGATTTGAAGAGTTTGATAGTATCGTAGGTGTATTGCTAGGAATTTATATTTGTTTTAATGCCTTTAAGATCGCAAAAAAAGCCTTTTTTATGCTGCTTGATAGGTCAATTGATGATAAATTATTTACATCTATTGTAGATATTTTGGATAAAAATGACAAAATTGCAAGCTATCATGATTTTAAAAGCAGGATAAGCGGAAATACTATTTTTCTATCTTGTCATTTGGTATTTGATGATAATATTTCTTTATTTGATGCTCATTCTATATCAAATGATATTGAAAAAAGTATAGAGAATCTTAGTGATGAATATAAGTGGGCTATATTAATTCACCTTGATCCATATGATGATAGTATATAA
- a CDS encoding acetyl-CoA carboxylase biotin carboxylase subunit, with the protein MNKKIQKKEIKRILIANRGEIALRAIRTIQDMGKEAVVIYSTADKDVHYLDVADIKICIGGPKSSDSYLNIPAIVTVVDLFKVDAIFPGYGFLSENQNFVEICENHGIVFIGPSHDVMALMSDKSKAKDVMREAGIPVIEGSKGVVRDLKEAQDIADNIGYPVIIKAAAGGGGRGMRIVENKESFKNLFLAAESEAVSAFGDGSIYIEKFIKNPKHIEVQVVADKHGNVLHIGERDCSLQRRQQKLIEESPAVVLNKKVRENLLHTATKAAKYIKYEGAGTFEFLLDENKTDFYFMEMNTRLQVEHTVSEMVSSLDLIELMIRISEGEELPSQDSINFSGHAIECRITAEDPEKFYPCPGKITTWIPPGGGNVRLDTHVYAGYSVPIFYDSMIGKLIVWARDRPQAIARMKRALKEFKVEGIKTTIPFHINMMDNEDFQKSRIHTKYLEQKML; encoded by the coding sequence ATGAATAAAAAAATACAAAAGAAAGAAATTAAGAGAATCTTAATTGCAAATCGTGGAGAGATCGCATTAAGAGCGATTAGAACTATACAAGATATGGGCAAAGAAGCAGTTGTGATTTATTCTACTGCTGATAAAGATGTGCATTATCTAGATGTTGCTGATATTAAGATTTGCATAGGTGGTCCAAAATCAAGTGATAGCTATTTAAATATTCCAGCTATTGTTACTGTTGTAGATCTTTTTAAAGTAGATGCTATTTTTCCAGGATATGGATTTTTGAGTGAAAATCAAAATTTTGTTGAAATTTGTGAGAATCATGGCATTGTTTTTATTGGACCAAGCCATGATGTAATGGCTTTGATGAGTGATAAAAGTAAAGCAAAAGATGTTATGAGGGAAGCGGGGATTCCAGTTATTGAAGGTAGCAAGGGTGTAGTTAGGGATCTTAAAGAAGCTCAAGATATAGCAGATAATATAGGATATCCTGTCATTATAAAAGCAGCTGCAGGTGGTGGCGGTAGAGGTATGAGAATAGTAGAAAATAAAGAAAGTTTTAAAAATTTATTTCTTGCAGCTGAATCTGAAGCAGTTAGTGCATTTGGTGATGGTTCTATTTATATAGAAAAATTTATTAAAAATCCAAAGCACATTGAAGTTCAAGTTGTTGCTGATAAACATGGAAATGTATTGCATATTGGAGAGAGAGATTGCTCATTACAAAGAAGACAGCAAAAGCTAATAGAAGAATCTCCGGCAGTAGTATTAAATAAAAAAGTAAGAGAAAATTTATTACATACTGCCACTAAAGCTGCAAAATATATCAAATACGAAGGTGCAGGCACTTTTGAGTTTTTACTTGATGAAAATAAAACAGATTTTTATTTTATGGAAATGAATACAAGACTTCAAGTAGAACATACCGTTAGCGAGATGGTAAGTAGCCTTGATTTGATAGAACTTATGATAAGAATATCAGAAGGAGAAGAACTTCCAAGCCAAGATTCTATTAATTTTAGTGGGCATGCAATAGAATGCAGAATCACAGCAGAAGATCCAGAAAAATTCTATCCATGTCCAGGAAAAATTACTACTTGGATACCACCTGGTGGTGGTAATGTGAGATTAGATACTCATGTATATGCTGGATATAGTGTGCCTATATTTTATGATTCTATGATTGGTAAGCTTATTGTTTGGGCTAGAGATAGACCACAAGCTATTGCTAGAATGAAAAGAGCGTTAAAAGAATTTAAAGTTGAAGGTATCAAAACTACAATTCCATTTCATATAAATATGATGGATAATGAGGATTTTCAAAAATCAAGAATCCATACTAAATATTTGGAACAAAAAATGCTGTAA
- a CDS encoding ammonium transporter: MDSINTMFIMLCTLLVLLMTPALAMFYSGMVRSKNTLNTIMNCFIVFGVISIQWVIIGFSLSFSNNSTNGIVGDLSNFALNGISGYNDAGVPNILFVLFQMMFALIASAIITGSLVGRIKLGVLVVFLIFWSTFVYDILAHMIWHKDGFLLVRGGLDFAGGGVVHISSGVAGLVGVLMVGARKVEKTHETIAHSIPYTFLGATLLLIGWLGFNTGSAGQVDDIAVTAFVNTILSASSGYLVWVMAEWIKHKKPSILGSLSGLVAGLVSITPTCAYVSVLHAMIIGAIGAIVCFAGLSFIKYKLKFDDTLDAFSLHGIGGIWGGLAVGLFANAKVNMAATGEGTLGEGLFISGSWHLLLEQIFSIVICIFLSAIVSFVIFKVISFFTDLRVNESIEEEGLDILHGEKAYQ; the protein is encoded by the coding sequence ATGGATTCTATAAATACTATGTTTATTATGCTTTGCACTTTGCTTGTTTTGCTTATGACACCTGCTTTGGCGATGTTTTATTCAGGTATGGTTCGTAGCAAAAATACTCTAAATACAATCATGAATTGTTTTATTGTATTTGGTGTTATTAGTATTCAGTGGGTAATTATTGGTTTTTCTCTTTCATTTTCAAACAATAGCACTAATGGTATCGTAGGTGATTTATCAAATTTTGCACTAAATGGTATTAGTGGTTACAATGATGCAGGTGTGCCAAATATCTTATTTGTGCTTTTCCAAATGATGTTTGCCCTCATTGCCTCTGCTATCATTACAGGCTCACTTGTAGGTCGTATAAAACTTGGTGTTCTAGTAGTATTTCTTATATTTTGGAGCACTTTTGTATATGATATTTTAGCGCATATGATTTGGCATAAAGATGGCTTTTTGTTAGTTCGTGGAGGGCTAGATTTTGCAGGTGGCGGAGTAGTTCATATAAGTTCTGGTGTAGCTGGGCTTGTGGGTGTTTTGATGGTTGGAGCAAGAAAAGTTGAAAAAACACATGAAACAATTGCACACTCTATACCTTATACATTTTTGGGTGCAACTTTGCTTTTAATTGGATGGCTTGGATTTAATACAGGTAGTGCAGGGCAGGTTGATGATATAGCGGTGACAGCTTTTGTAAATACTATATTATCAGCATCAAGTGGATATTTGGTATGGGTTATGGCAGAATGGATAAAACATAAAAAACCATCGATTTTAGGAAGCTTGAGCGGACTTGTAGCAGGACTTGTTAGTATCACACCAACTTGTGCTTATGTAAGCGTTTTGCATGCTATGATTATCGGTGCAATAGGTGCTATTGTATGTTTTGCAGGGCTTAGTTTTATCAAATACAAACTTAAATTTGATGACACATTGGATGCGTTTTCACTGCATGGTATTGGTGGAATCTGGGGAGGATTGGCTGTAGGATTATTTGCAAATGCTAAGGTAAATATGGCTGCAACAGGTGAAGGCACATTAGGTGAAGGTTTATTTATAAGTGGAAGTTGGCATTTGCTATTAGAACAGATTTTCTCTATTGTTATTTGTATTTTCTTATCAGCAATTGTTAGTTTTGTAATTTTTAAAGTCATTTCATTTTTTACAGATTTAAGAGTAAATGAAAGTATAGAAGAAGAAGGGCTTGATATATTACATGGTGAAAAAGCTTATCAATAA
- the purN gene encoding phosphoribosylglycinamide formyltransferase — protein MKIKNIAVLFSGNGSNMENLYLKLHNKTFGDIKIDFKIAISSRKDAYGITRCANLGLKCEVLASKENKENYDLKLLEILKPYDIDLVILAGFMRILSDDFINIYKTINIHPSILPLFKGANGILESYKSDMKIAGVSVHYVNNELDSGELIEQDVIKKIDGEDLQSFENRIHALEYEIYPKAVLKVLL, from the coding sequence ATGAAGATAAAAAATATTGCAGTTTTATTTAGTGGCAATGGTAGCAATATGGAGAATCTTTATTTGAAATTGCATAATAAAACTTTTGGTGATATTAAGATTGATTTTAAGATTGCAATAAGTAGTAGAAAAGATGCTTATGGTATCACAAGATGTGCAAATCTTGGGCTAAAATGTGAAGTTTTAGCAAGCAAAGAAAATAAAGAAAATTATGATTTAAAATTGTTAGAAATACTAAAACCTTATGATATTGATTTAGTCATATTAGCAGGCTTTATGCGCATACTTAGCGATGATTTTATAAATATTTATAAGACAATTAATATCCATCCATCTATATTGCCACTTTTTAAAGGTGCAAATGGAATCTTAGAATCTTATAAAAGTGATATGAAAATAGCTGGTGTAAGCGTGCATTATGTAAATAATGAGCTAGATTCTGGGGAGTTAATAGAACAAGATGTGATAAAAAAAATAGATGGCGAGGATTTGCAATCTTTTGAAAATAGGATTCATGCTTTAGAATATGAAATATACCCAAAAGCAGTGCTAAAGGTGCTTTTATAA